Proteins from a genomic interval of Stenotrophomonas maltophilia:
- a CDS encoding TetR/AcrR family transcriptional regulator, whose protein sequence is MAGRPREFDRDQALRKAMLLFWQHGYEGTSMSALVEALGIASARIYAAFGSKEQLFREAVALYEEGEGGFAPRALEQTTLREAIGSMLREAVLTYTRRGRPHGCLVVSSASSVSPDGEGVRDWLASHRRQRTAAIIARLQQAQSEGELVGDVAVQALGDHFATVLHGISVQARDGISRERLLAMVDVALGPLP, encoded by the coding sequence ATGGCAGGGCGACCGCGCGAATTCGACAGGGACCAGGCGTTGCGCAAGGCGATGCTGCTGTTCTGGCAGCACGGCTATGAAGGCACGTCGATGTCGGCACTGGTCGAAGCACTGGGCATTGCCTCTGCACGCATCTACGCCGCGTTCGGCAGCAAGGAGCAGTTGTTCCGCGAAGCCGTTGCGCTGTACGAGGAAGGCGAGGGCGGCTTCGCGCCGCGCGCGCTGGAGCAGACCACGCTGCGTGAGGCGATCGGCTCCATGCTGCGCGAAGCGGTGCTGACCTACACCCGGCGCGGGCGGCCGCATGGTTGCCTGGTGGTGTCCTCGGCCAGCAGCGTCTCGCCCGATGGCGAGGGCGTGCGGGACTGGTTGGCCAGCCATCGTCGCCAGCGTACGGCGGCGATCATCGCGCGCCTGCAGCAGGCGCAGTCCGAAGGGGAGCTGGTCGGCGATGTGGCGGTGCAGGCACTGGGCGATCACTTCGCCACGGTGCTGCACGGCATTTCGGTGCAGGCGCGTGACGGCATCAGCCGCGAGCGGCTGCTGGCGATGGTCGATGTGGCGTTGGGCCCGCTGCCCTGA
- a CDS encoding sugar phosphate isomerase/epimerase family protein translates to MQTLKGPSLHLAQFAGDQAPFNSLAGIAAWAAGHGFKALQIPAWDARLFDLATAADSQDYCDDLRGTLAEHGLQVSELTTHILGQLVAVHPAYDELCDGFAPEALRGNPKARSEWAQQQLHLAARASRRLGLQDMGTFSGSFAWPYLFPFPQRPPGLIDAAFDELARRWRPILDTCEDNGINLCYEIHPSEDLHDGTSFERFFERVGQHQRCRILFDPSHFVLQQLDYLEYLDIYHPLIRMFHVKDAEFRPSGRQGIYGGYADWTERAGRFRSLGDGQVDFKSIFSKLAQYDYAGWATLEWECCLKDQEAGAREGAVFIRDHIIPVTDKIFDDFAGAPISTAQMQQMLGIA, encoded by the coding sequence ATGCAGACCCTCAAGGGCCCCAGCCTGCACCTGGCGCAGTTCGCCGGCGACCAGGCCCCATTCAACTCACTTGCCGGCATTGCCGCGTGGGCCGCCGGCCACGGCTTCAAGGCCCTGCAGATCCCGGCCTGGGATGCACGCCTGTTCGACCTGGCCACCGCTGCCGACAGCCAGGACTACTGCGACGACCTCCGCGGCACCCTGGCCGAGCACGGCCTGCAGGTCAGTGAGCTGACCACCCACATCCTCGGCCAGCTGGTCGCCGTGCATCCGGCCTACGACGAACTCTGCGATGGTTTCGCACCCGAAGCACTGCGCGGCAATCCGAAGGCCCGCAGCGAATGGGCGCAGCAGCAGCTGCACCTGGCCGCCCGCGCGTCACGCCGTCTCGGCCTGCAGGACATGGGCACTTTCTCCGGCTCGTTCGCCTGGCCCTACCTGTTCCCGTTCCCGCAGCGCCCACCGGGCCTGATCGACGCCGCGTTCGATGAACTGGCACGACGCTGGCGGCCGATCCTTGACACCTGCGAGGACAACGGCATCAACCTCTGCTACGAGATCCATCCCAGCGAAGACCTGCATGACGGCACCAGCTTCGAACGCTTCTTCGAGCGCGTCGGCCAACACCAGCGCTGCCGCATCCTGTTCGATCCCAGCCACTTCGTGCTGCAGCAGCTGGACTACCTGGAGTACCTGGACATCTACCACCCGCTGATCCGCATGTTCCATGTCAAGGACGCCGAATTCCGTCCGAGCGGGCGCCAGGGCATCTATGGCGGCTATGCCGACTGGACTGAACGTGCGGGCCGCTTCCGCTCGCTGGGCGATGGCCAGGTCGACTTCAAGTCGATCTTCTCCAAGCTGGCCCAGTACGACTACGCGGGCTGGGCAACGCTGGAATGGGAGTGCTGCCTGAAGGACCAGGAAGCTGGCGCGCGCGAGGGCGCTGTATTCATCCGCGACCACATCATTCCGGTCACCGACAAGATTTTCGACGACTTCGCCGGTGCACCGATCAGCACCGCGCAGATGCAGCAGATGCTCGGCATTGCCTGA
- a CDS encoding alpha/beta fold hydrolase yields the protein MTTSLSAGAAGDASLRHHYLRIDGQRVHCVSAGHGEPVLLIPGWPQTWYAWRHVLHALAEAGFEAIAVDPPGIGESDRPAHGYDTGSAAAVLHQTMQALGHDRYQVVGHDIGMWIAYALASDQPQAVRQLVVTEAVIPGLAPEPGIFAAPADNIFLWHFMFNQVADLPEALISGRERAYLEFMFDRWSYRRDAVAADTYIAAYSRPGALRAGFAWYRAIPETIRQNKLRAQRRLPMPVLAIGAEHATGDAPMLTLQPHADDVRGSIVPGCGHFIMEEAPQAFLAQLLPFLQEAHHAA from the coding sequence ATGACCACTTCCCTTTCCGCTGGTGCTGCCGGCGACGCTTCGCTGCGCCACCACTACCTGCGCATCGATGGTCAGCGCGTGCATTGCGTATCCGCCGGCCACGGTGAGCCGGTGCTGCTGATTCCCGGCTGGCCGCAGACCTGGTACGCCTGGCGCCACGTGCTGCACGCGCTGGCCGAGGCCGGTTTCGAAGCCATCGCGGTCGATCCGCCGGGCATCGGCGAATCCGACCGCCCCGCCCACGGCTACGACACCGGCAGTGCCGCCGCCGTCCTGCACCAGACCATGCAGGCACTGGGCCACGACCGCTACCAGGTGGTCGGGCATGACATCGGCATGTGGATCGCCTATGCGCTGGCCAGCGACCAGCCGCAGGCGGTGCGCCAGCTGGTGGTCACCGAAGCGGTGATTCCAGGCCTTGCGCCGGAACCGGGCATCTTCGCAGCACCGGCCGACAACATCTTCCTCTGGCACTTCATGTTCAACCAGGTGGCCGACCTGCCCGAAGCACTGATCAGCGGGCGCGAGCGCGCCTACCTGGAATTCATGTTCGATCGCTGGTCGTATCGCCGCGATGCCGTGGCTGCCGACACCTACATTGCTGCCTATAGTCGCCCCGGGGCGCTGCGCGCCGGCTTCGCCTGGTACCGCGCGATTCCGGAAACGATCCGCCAGAACAAGCTGCGCGCGCAGCGTCGCCTGCCGATGCCGGTGCTGGCGATCGGCGCCGAACACGCCACCGGCGATGCGCCGATGCTGACCCTGCAACCGCATGCCGATGACGTGCGCGGCAGCATCGTGCCGGGCTGCGGCCACTTCATCATGGAAGAAGCGCCGCAGGCATTTCTTGCACAGCTGCTGCCGTTCCTGCAGGAGGCACACCATGCAGCTTGA
- a CDS encoding alpha/beta hydrolase: MQLEPALQQFVDAVAAHPLPEDLRELRAISESALPQLQGAPLPVTHVIEHAVIARDGHALDVRLYTPEGLPDGPAPALLFAHGGGWFQCSLAVYDGPCRALASASGSVIVAVGYRLAPEHRFPVPLHDVADAWHWLQDNARRLGLDPQRLAIGGDSAGGNLAAACCLLLRDLGLPQPRHQLLLYPALDVGMSSDSYREYASGYYLSAELMRRCWQAYLGDLHPPLALASPAHATDLQGLAPASVLSCEHDPLRDEAEQYAHRLQAAGIHCTLERLPGMIHACIHLQGVADSTGVAVQRAGDLLRRALA, encoded by the coding sequence ATGCAGCTTGAACCGGCGCTGCAGCAGTTCGTCGACGCCGTCGCGGCCCATCCGCTGCCGGAGGACCTGCGCGAGCTGCGGGCGATCAGCGAGAGCGCGCTGCCCCAGCTGCAGGGCGCGCCGCTGCCGGTTACGCATGTGATCGAACATGCGGTGATCGCACGCGACGGCCACGCGTTGGACGTCCGCCTTTACACACCGGAAGGGCTGCCCGATGGACCGGCACCGGCTTTGTTGTTCGCCCATGGCGGCGGCTGGTTCCAGTGTTCGCTGGCGGTCTACGACGGTCCCTGCCGCGCCCTGGCCAGTGCCAGCGGCAGCGTGATTGTCGCCGTGGGCTACCGGCTGGCGCCGGAACACCGGTTCCCGGTTCCACTGCATGACGTCGCCGACGCCTGGCACTGGTTGCAGGACAACGCCAGGCGCCTCGGCCTGGACCCACAGCGGCTGGCGATCGGTGGCGACAGCGCCGGGGGCAATCTGGCCGCCGCCTGCTGCCTGCTGCTGCGCGATCTCGGCCTTCCGCAGCCACGCCACCAGTTGCTGCTGTACCCGGCACTGGACGTCGGCATGAGCAGCGACTCCTATCGCGAGTACGCCAGTGGCTACTACCTCAGCGCCGAACTGATGCGGCGCTGCTGGCAGGCCTATCTTGGTGACCTGCACCCGCCGCTGGCACTGGCCTCGCCCGCCCACGCAACCGACCTGCAGGGGCTGGCGCCAGCCTCCGTGCTCAGCTGCGAGCACGATCCGCTGCGCGACGAGGCCGAGCAGTACGCGCACCGCCTGCAGGCTGCGGGTATCCACTGCACGCTGGAGCGGCTGCCGGGGATGATCCATGCCTGCATCCATCTGCAGGGAGTGGCTGATTCCACCGGCGTAGCGGTACAGCGCGCGGGCGATCTGCTGCGCCGGGCCCTGGCCTGA
- a CDS encoding SDR family oxidoreductase → MRLNNKIALITGASAGIGRASALRFAAEGAKLVLNARRPEPLQALAEQIRAAGGEVVVHAADVADPGTAQALVDLAQQSFGGLDMALNNAGMLGPGVPAAEFPVDAWREVMATNLDAAFHAARAQLPALLARGGGSLVFVGTFVGHTVGFPGMAAYASSKAGLIGLSQVIAAEYGARGVRSNVLLPGGTDTEMGRQAAPTGDARDFVRSLHALKRMAEPEEIANAALFLASDESSFVTGTAMRVEGGVSITRT, encoded by the coding sequence ATGCGCCTGAACAACAAGATCGCCCTCATCACCGGTGCCAGCGCCGGCATCGGCCGCGCCAGCGCGCTGCGTTTCGCTGCCGAAGGGGCAAAGCTGGTGCTCAACGCACGGCGGCCGGAGCCACTGCAGGCGCTGGCCGAGCAGATTCGTGCCGCCGGCGGCGAGGTGGTGGTGCATGCCGCCGATGTGGCTGATCCGGGCACGGCACAGGCGCTGGTCGATCTGGCCCAGCAGTCATTCGGCGGCCTGGACATGGCCCTCAACAATGCCGGCATGCTCGGCCCGGGCGTGCCGGCGGCGGAGTTCCCGGTGGACGCCTGGCGCGAGGTGATGGCGACCAATCTGGATGCGGCCTTCCATGCCGCACGTGCGCAGTTGCCGGCACTGCTGGCGCGCGGCGGCGGCTCGCTGGTGTTCGTCGGCACTTTCGTCGGCCACACGGTGGGCTTCCCCGGCATGGCGGCCTATGCGTCGAGCAAGGCCGGGCTGATCGGCCTGAGCCAGGTGATCGCCGCCGAGTACGGCGCGCGCGGCGTACGCAGCAACGTACTGTTGCCCGGTGGCACCGATACCGAGATGGGCCGGCAGGCCGCACCCACCGGCGATGCCCGCGACTTCGTGCGCTCGCTGCATGCATTGAAGCGCATGGCCGAGCCGGAGGAGATCGCCAACGCGGCGCTGTTCCTGGCCAGCGATGAAAGCAGTTTCGTTACCGGTACCGCGATGCGCGTGGAGGGTGGGGTGTCGATCACACGGACCTGA
- a CDS encoding bifunctional transcriptional activator/DNA repair enzyme AdaA — translation MDSTASPTTDARVERVCRHLQASLDEPSLQELADIAGCSPTRLHRLFKQATGLTPKQYAAALRADRLRTGLQQQERITDAFHDAGFGSSGRFYENAPKLLGMTPKQWRAGGRGEVIHFALAESSLGSVLVASSATGVVAILLGDDPETLLQSLQQRFRQAELVGADQGYEQLVAQVVGLVEDPSRGATLPLDIRGTAFQQRVWQALQQIPRGQTASYADVAARIGAPRSSRAVARACASNPLAVAVPCHRVVRRDGDLSGYAWGVARKRELLRREKASTA, via the coding sequence ATGGACAGCACCGCCTCCCCCACGACCGATGCCCGCGTCGAACGGGTCTGCCGCCACCTTCAGGCGAGCCTCGACGAACCCTCGCTGCAGGAACTGGCCGACATCGCCGGCTGCAGCCCGACCCGCCTGCATCGCCTGTTCAAGCAGGCAACCGGGCTGACCCCGAAGCAGTACGCTGCCGCGCTGCGCGCCGACCGCCTGCGCACCGGGCTGCAACAGCAGGAACGCATCACCGATGCCTTCCACGATGCCGGCTTCGGTTCCAGCGGGCGCTTCTACGAGAACGCACCGAAATTGCTGGGCATGACCCCGAAGCAATGGCGCGCAGGTGGTCGCGGCGAAGTCATCCACTTCGCGCTTGCCGAAAGTTCACTGGGCAGCGTGCTGGTGGCCAGCAGTGCCACAGGCGTGGTCGCGATCCTGCTCGGCGACGATCCGGAGACGCTGCTGCAGTCACTGCAGCAACGCTTCCGCCAGGCCGAACTGGTCGGTGCCGACCAGGGCTATGAGCAACTGGTGGCACAGGTGGTAGGCCTGGTCGAGGATCCTTCGCGAGGCGCCACGCTGCCGCTGGATATCCGCGGCACCGCGTTCCAGCAACGGGTGTGGCAGGCACTGCAGCAGATTCCGCGCGGGCAGACCGCGTCGTATGCGGATGTCGCCGCGCGCATCGGCGCTCCGCGATCAAGCCGTGCGGTGGCTCGCGCCTGCGCCAGCAATCCATTGGCGGTGGCCGTCCCCTGCCACCGCGTCGTACGCCGCGATGGCGACCTGTCCGGCTACGCCTGGGGCGTGGCGCGCAAGCGCGAACTGCTGCGCCGGGAAAAGGCCTCGACTGCCTGA
- a CDS encoding NADP-dependent oxidoreductase, whose product MSDSLVTSRIVLASRPQGAPSAANFRLEQAALPELAIGDVLLRNRYLSLDPYMRGRMDEGPSYAAPVAIDAVMEGQTVAEVLQSKADGVSVGDLVLAPGGWQTHAVLPGKALGRRLDPAGLPLSTALGVYGMPGFTAYSSLHEIARLKPGETLVVAAATGPVGATVAQLAKLQGARVVAIAGGEAKRAYLQTLGVDVALDHRAADFAEQLRTAVPAGIDVYFENVGGHVLDAVLPLLNDFARIPVCGTIATYNARGVEQPGPDRLPALFSQILRQRLTVRGFIVHDFNHLWPDFEREMPQWLREGRIQYREDVVEGLVNAPEAFFGLLQGRNFGKLVVKLD is encoded by the coding sequence ATGTCCGATTCCCTCGTTACCTCCCGTATCGTGCTGGCCTCGCGTCCACAGGGCGCACCAAGCGCAGCCAACTTCCGTCTGGAGCAGGCTGCACTGCCGGAGCTTGCAATCGGCGACGTGCTGCTGCGCAACCGCTATCTGTCGTTGGACCCGTACATGCGTGGTCGCATGGACGAGGGCCCTTCGTATGCCGCGCCGGTGGCCATCGATGCGGTGATGGAAGGCCAGACCGTGGCCGAGGTGCTGCAGTCGAAGGCTGATGGCGTGTCGGTGGGCGACCTGGTACTGGCGCCAGGCGGATGGCAGACCCATGCGGTACTGCCGGGCAAGGCGCTGGGGCGTCGCCTCGATCCGGCCGGGCTGCCTCTGAGCACGGCACTGGGCGTGTATGGCATGCCCGGATTCACTGCGTATTCCAGCCTGCATGAGATCGCCCGCCTGAAGCCGGGCGAGACATTGGTGGTCGCCGCCGCGACCGGTCCGGTGGGCGCAACTGTTGCGCAGCTGGCGAAGCTGCAGGGGGCGCGCGTGGTCGCCATCGCCGGTGGCGAAGCCAAGCGTGCCTACCTGCAGACGCTGGGCGTGGACGTGGCGCTGGATCATCGTGCGGCCGACTTTGCCGAACAGCTGCGCACGGCGGTGCCCGCGGGTATCGACGTGTATTTCGAGAACGTGGGCGGGCATGTGCTGGATGCAGTGCTGCCGCTGCTCAACGACTTCGCCCGCATTCCGGTGTGCGGCACCATCGCCACCTACAACGCGCGCGGCGTCGAGCAGCCCGGCCCAGACCGCCTGCCCGCGCTGTTCAGCCAGATCCTGCGCCAGCGCCTGACCGTGCGCGGTTTCATCGTGCACGACTTCAACCACCTGTGGCCGGACTTCGAACGTGAGATGCCGCAATGGCTGCGCGAAGGTCGCATCCAGTACCGCGAGGATGTGGTGGAGGGGCTGGTGAATGCGCCGGAGGCGTTCTTTGGGCTGTTGCAGGGGCGCAACTTCGGCAAGTTGGTGGTGAAGCTGGATTGA
- a CDS encoding lipocalin family protein — MQLRPTLLTWLLLATAPVIAAEPVRAVDTLDIDRYAGQWHEIAHLPVSFQRQCVGEITANYGLRRDGRISVTNACRNGDGERVVAEGVARPVAGHPGQLQVRFVPDWLSWVPLVWADYWVLALDPDYQWALVGEPDRKYLWILSRLPEMDRTRFEQLKEKAEAMGYDLGPLRLMSPLRDTPAD; from the coding sequence ATGCAACTGCGCCCCACCCTGCTCACCTGGCTGCTGCTGGCCACCGCCCCGGTGATCGCCGCCGAGCCGGTACGCGCGGTCGATACGCTGGACATCGATCGCTACGCCGGCCAGTGGCACGAGATCGCGCACCTGCCGGTGTCATTCCAGAGGCAGTGCGTCGGCGAGATCACCGCCAACTACGGGCTGCGCCGCGATGGCCGCATCAGTGTCACCAACGCCTGCCGCAACGGCGATGGCGAACGCGTGGTTGCTGAAGGCGTGGCACGCCCGGTGGCCGGCCATCCCGGCCAGTTGCAGGTGCGCTTCGTGCCGGACTGGCTGAGCTGGGTGCCACTGGTCTGGGCCGACTACTGGGTGCTGGCGCTGGACCCGGACTACCAGTGGGCGCTGGTTGGTGAACCGGACCGGAAATACCTGTGGATTCTCTCGCGCCTGCCGGAAATGGATCGCACCCGGTTCGAACAGTTGAAAGAAAAAGCAGAAGCCATGGGCTACGACCTGGGCCCGCTGCGCCTGATGTCCCCGCTTCGCGATACGCCCGCCGATTGA
- a CDS encoding LEA type 2 family protein — MLHRFRIALIVLSTLALAACGNGIVKRVSEPAASLQQLTVRADGNWTVALRLQNFSSMPMTFDDVSLALTVGDSDAGTLQAKPGISIGGTSADVINVDLVPSSAARLVVADALAGNRTLAYGLKGTVAATPQEKKQRSFDISSRSTLNQAPGLPGVLR; from the coding sequence ATGCTCCACCGTTTCCGTATCGCCTTGATCGTCCTGAGCACCCTCGCCCTTGCCGCCTGTGGCAACGGCATCGTCAAGCGTGTTTCGGAACCGGCGGCCAGCCTGCAGCAGCTGACCGTGCGCGCCGACGGCAACTGGACCGTGGCCCTGCGCCTGCAGAACTTCAGCTCCATGCCGATGACCTTCGACGATGTCTCGCTGGCGCTGACCGTTGGCGACAGCGACGCCGGCACCCTGCAGGCCAAGCCGGGCATTTCCATCGGAGGCACCTCGGCCGACGTCATCAACGTCGACCTGGTACCCAGTTCGGCCGCACGCCTGGTGGTGGCCGATGCACTGGCCGGCAACCGCACCCTGGCCTATGGCCTGAAGGGAACGGTCGCAGCCACGCCGCAGGAAAAGAAGCAGCGCAGCTTCGATATCAGCAGCCGCAGCACCCTCAACCAGGCTCCGGGCTTGCCGGGCGTGCTGCGCTGA
- a CDS encoding acyl-CoA dehydrogenase C-terminal domain-containing protein, with amino-acid sequence MSSYTAPLSDLRFALHDVLKVEPLFARLGFTDATADVVDAVLEEAGRFSATVLAPLNSVGDEIGCVLDQATGEVTTPPGFKQAYDQFVDGGWTGLTASPELGGQGLPHTLGVPLNEMINAANLAWGNFPLLSHGAIEALKQHGEAWQHEAFLKPLIEGRWTGTMCLTEPHCGTDLGLLKTKAEPNADGSYSITGTKIFITAGEHDLTGNIVHLVLAKLPDAPPGAKGISLFVTPKFKVGRDGNVGERNALRCGSIEHKMGIKGSVTCVMNFDGAQGYLVGQPHKGLQAMFTMMNTARLGVGLQGIGLSERAYQNALKYSRERLQSRALSGARFPDKPADPILVHPDVRRMLLTVKSLVEGSRLLALHAATLIDVAHHAEDAAERERADTLVSFLTPISKACQTEWGIENTYNALQCFGGHGYIREHGMEQLARDARITTLYEGTTGIQALDLIGRKTASSQGAGLKLMLAEIEAFAKEHEGNEALAEFIGPLRAKAAEWGKLTLDVLQRAAANPDELGAASYDYLFYSGYVVLAYWWARSVAAADASAHGAAFAQGKRETARFYFARVLPRTLSHAAAIQAGAAPLMAMDDERFGA; translated from the coding sequence ATGAGCAGCTACACCGCCCCGCTTTCCGACCTCCGTTTCGCCCTGCACGACGTGCTCAAGGTCGAACCCCTGTTCGCCCGCCTGGGCTTCACCGACGCCACCGCCGACGTGGTCGATGCCGTGCTGGAAGAAGCTGGCCGTTTCAGCGCCACCGTGCTGGCCCCGCTCAACAGCGTTGGCGATGAGATCGGCTGCGTGCTCGACCAGGCCACCGGTGAAGTGACCACCCCGCCCGGCTTCAAGCAGGCCTACGACCAGTTCGTCGATGGCGGCTGGACCGGCCTGACCGCTTCGCCGGAACTGGGTGGCCAGGGCCTGCCGCACACCCTGGGCGTGCCGCTCAACGAAATGATCAACGCCGCCAACCTGGCGTGGGGCAACTTCCCGCTGCTCTCGCACGGCGCCATCGAAGCACTGAAGCAGCACGGCGAGGCCTGGCAGCACGAAGCCTTCCTCAAGCCGCTGATCGAGGGCCGCTGGACCGGCACCATGTGCCTGACCGAGCCGCACTGCGGCACCGACCTGGGCCTGCTGAAGACCAAGGCCGAGCCGAACGCCGATGGCAGCTATTCGATCACCGGCACCAAGATCTTCATCACTGCCGGCGAGCATGACCTGACCGGCAACATCGTGCACCTGGTGCTGGCCAAGCTGCCCGACGCCCCTCCGGGCGCCAAGGGCATCTCGCTGTTCGTCACCCCGAAGTTCAAGGTCGGCCGCGACGGCAACGTCGGCGAGCGCAACGCACTGCGCTGCGGTTCGATCGAGCACAAGATGGGCATCAAGGGCTCGGTCACCTGCGTGATGAACTTCGACGGTGCACAGGGTTACCTGGTCGGCCAGCCGCACAAGGGCCTGCAGGCGATGTTCACCATGATGAACACCGCGCGCCTGGGCGTCGGCCTGCAGGGCATCGGCCTGTCCGAGCGTGCCTACCAGAACGCGCTGAAGTACAGCCGTGAGCGCCTGCAGTCGCGCGCCCTCAGCGGCGCCAGGTTCCCGGACAAGCCGGCCGACCCGATCCTGGTCCACCCGGATGTGCGCCGCATGCTGCTGACGGTGAAGTCACTGGTCGAGGGCAGCCGCCTGCTGGCCCTGCACGCCGCCACCCTGATCGATGTCGCCCACCACGCCGAGGACGCCGCCGAGCGCGAGCGCGCCGACACCCTGGTGAGTTTCCTCACGCCCATCTCGAAGGCCTGCCAGACCGAATGGGGCATCGAGAACACCTACAACGCCCTGCAGTGCTTCGGTGGCCACGGCTATATCCGCGAGCACGGCATGGAACAGCTGGCCCGCGATGCGCGCATCACCACGCTGTATGAAGGCACCACCGGCATCCAGGCGCTGGACCTGATCGGCCGCAAGACCGCCTCCAGCCAGGGCGCCGGCCTGAAGCTGATGCTGGCCGAGATCGAAGCCTTCGCCAAGGAACATGAAGGCAACGAAGCGCTGGCCGAGTTCATCGGCCCACTGCGCGCCAAGGCTGCCGAATGGGGCAAGCTGACCCTGGACGTGCTGCAGCGCGCGGCCGCCAACCCGGACGAACTGGGTGCGGCCAGCTACGACTACCTGTTCTATTCGGGTTACGTGGTGTTGGCCTACTGGTGGGCCCGCAGCGTGGCCGCCGCCGATGCCAGCGCGCACGGCGCCGCCTTCGCCCAGGGCAAGCGCGAGACCGCACGGTTCTACTTCGCCCGCGTGCTGCCGCGCACCCTCAGCCACGCCGCCGCGATCCAGGCCGGTGCCGCCCCGCTGATGGCCATGGACGACGAGCGCTTCGGCGCCTGA
- a CDS encoding HNH endonuclease, with protein METDTTRLGLIEAGAPFSAPGAEASPNATTLHRPGSVRLLSLDAHGRVLDWITWQDAACLYAREAVAWTLGDPCLHIHGGTNRFSGLQSGMDLHPIIAARGHARSRAIDPTPNLTNPALFARDAHLCMYCGQQFNRPTLTRDHVMPLSKGGLDCWENVVTACFHCNSRKSDRTPQQAGMPLLAVPYRPSWIEHLILSNRNILADQMAFLKAQLPKRSKLST; from the coding sequence ATGGAGACAGACACTACACGCTTGGGTCTGATCGAAGCCGGAGCTCCGTTTTCTGCTCCGGGCGCCGAAGCATCGCCCAACGCCACGACGCTGCATCGACCCGGTTCCGTCCGGCTGCTCTCACTTGATGCCCACGGACGCGTACTGGATTGGATCACCTGGCAGGATGCGGCGTGCCTCTACGCCCGCGAAGCCGTCGCCTGGACACTCGGCGATCCCTGCCTGCACATCCACGGCGGTACCAACCGCTTCAGCGGCCTGCAGAGCGGGATGGACCTGCACCCGATCATCGCCGCGCGCGGCCACGCCCGCTCCCGCGCGATCGATCCGACGCCGAACCTGACCAACCCGGCCCTGTTCGCCCGTGACGCCCACCTGTGCATGTACTGCGGCCAGCAGTTCAACCGCCCCACGCTCACCCGCGACCACGTCATGCCACTGTCCAAGGGTGGCCTGGACTGCTGGGAAAACGTGGTCACCGCCTGCTTCCACTGCAACTCGCGCAAGAGCGACCGCACCCCGCAGCAGGCCGGAATGCCACTGCTGGCGGTGCCCTACCGGCCCAGCTGGATCGAGCATCTGATCCTGTCCAACCGCAACATCCTGGCCGACCAGATGGCCTTCCTGAAGGCGCAATTGCCGAAGCGGTCAAAACTGAGCACCTGA